The following are encoded together in the Bacillus cereus group sp. RP43 genome:
- the rpsI gene encoding 30S ribosomal protein S9, with protein MAQVQYYGTGRRKSSVARVRLVPGEGRVIINGRDFENYIPFAALREVVKQPLVATETLGNYDVLVNVNGGGYTGQAGAIRHGISRALLKADPEYRLTLKRAGLLTRDARMKERKKYGLKGARRAPQFSKR; from the coding sequence TTGGCACAGGTTCAATACTATGGCACTGGACGTCGTAAGAGTTCAGTAGCGCGCGTACGCCTAGTTCCAGGCGAAGGACGCGTTATCATTAACGGTCGTGATTTTGAAAACTATATCCCATTTGCTGCATTACGTGAAGTAGTGAAACAACCTCTAGTTGCAACAGAAACTTTAGGTAACTACGATGTACTTGTAAACGTAAATGGTGGTGGATACACTGGTCAAGCTGGTGCTATTCGTCACGGTATTTCTCGCGCTTTATTAAAAGCTGATCCAGAATACCGTCTAACATTAAAACGTGCAGGTCTATTAACTCGTGACGCACGTATGAAAGAGCGTAAAAAATACGGTCTTAAAGGCGCACGTCGTGCACCTCAGTTCTCAAAACGTTAA
- the rplM gene encoding 50S ribosomal protein L13: MRTTFMAKANEVERKWYVVDAEGQTLGRLSTEVASILRGKNKPTFTPHVDTGDHVIIINAEKIHLTGNKLNDKIYYRHTNHPGGLKQRTALEMRTNYPVQMLELAIKGMLPKGRLGRQVSKKLNVYAGAEHPHQAQKPEVYELRG; this comes from the coding sequence ATGCGTACGACTTTTATGGCAAAAGCTAACGAAGTTGAGCGTAAATGGTATGTGGTTGATGCTGAAGGTCAAACTTTAGGTCGCCTATCTACTGAAGTAGCATCCATTTTACGTGGTAAAAACAAACCTACATTTACACCACACGTTGACACGGGTGATCATGTAATTATTATTAACGCTGAGAAAATTCATTTAACAGGTAATAAATTAAACGATAAAATTTACTACCGTCACACTAACCACCCAGGTGGACTTAAGCAAAGAACAGCTCTAGAAATGCGTACAAACTACCCTGTACAAATGTTAGAGCTTGCAATTAAAGGGATGCTTCCAAAAGGACGTTTAGGACGTCAAGTATCTAAGAAATTAAACGTGTATGCTGGAGCAGAGCATCCACACCAAGCACAAAAACCAGAAGTTTACGAACTTCGCGGATAA
- the truA gene encoding tRNA pseudouridine(38-40) synthase TruA produces the protein MDRIKCTVAYDGIHFCGYQIQPQHRTVQQEIEKALQKLHKGELVRVQASGRTDSTVHAKGQVIHFDTPLSLEEWQWSNALNTMLPDDIVIGQVEKKTEEFHARYGVEKKEYRYRVLLSKTADVFRRNYVYQYPYPLEINSIRKAIPYFIGTHDFTSFCSAKTDKKDKVRTIYEIELIEQDDELIFRFVGNGFLYNMVRIIVGTLLSIGQGKLDPDSIPEILAKQNRQFAGKMAPGHGLYLWQVNYNN, from the coding sequence ATGGATAGAATAAAATGTACAGTTGCATATGATGGCATTCATTTTTGTGGTTACCAAATTCAACCACAGCATCGTACTGTTCAACAAGAAATAGAGAAAGCATTGCAGAAGTTGCATAAAGGAGAACTTGTTCGTGTGCAGGCATCAGGCAGAACGGATTCTACCGTTCACGCCAAAGGACAAGTGATACACTTTGATACGCCTTTGTCTCTTGAAGAGTGGCAATGGAGTAATGCTTTAAATACAATGTTGCCGGATGATATTGTTATTGGGCAGGTAGAGAAAAAAACAGAAGAATTTCATGCACGTTACGGTGTCGAGAAAAAAGAATATCGCTATCGTGTATTATTATCAAAGACTGCGGATGTATTCCGTAGAAATTACGTATATCAATATCCATATCCGCTCGAAATAAATTCTATAAGAAAAGCGATTCCTTATTTTATTGGAACGCATGATTTCACTTCTTTTTGTTCGGCAAAAACTGACAAAAAAGATAAAGTGCGAACAATTTATGAAATCGAATTAATTGAGCAAGACGATGAATTAATTTTTCGTTTTGTAGGTAATGGATTTTTATATAATATGGTCAGAATTATTGTTGGTACGTTACTTAGCATAGGACAAGGAAAGCTTGATCCTGATAGCATTCCAGAGATTTTAGCGAAACAAAATCGCCAGTTTGCTGGAAAGATGGCTCCAGGTCACGGGCTTTACTTATGGCAGGTAAACTATAACAACTAA